AAACTCATCTGGCAGGCTGTTCATATCTTCTTCGTCCACGTAAGGTGGGTTCGATACGATCAGGTTGTATTTCTCTTTTGGCAGGTCACGGAAAAGATCTGAACGGATTGGGAACACTTGCTGCTCCATGCCGTGATCTTGAACGTTCTGCTCAGCAACTTGAAGTGCATCAGTAGAGATATCAATTGCGTCTACTTCAGCATCTGGGAATGCGTGAGCGCAAGCAATAGCAATACAACCACTACCCGTACACATATCCATGATGCGAGTTGGCTCTTCAGTTAACCAAGGTTGGAATTGAGCTTCGATCAGCTCACCAATTGGAGAACGAGGCACAAGAACACGCTCATCAACGAAGAACTCAAGACCACAGAACCAAGCTTTGTTGGTTAGGTAGGCCGTTGGTGTACGATCATTAATACGCTTAATTACGCGCTCAACAATACGCAGACGCTCGCTGCTCGTTAGACGAGAGTTCATTACATGCGAAGGAACATCAATCGGCAGATAAAGAGTAGGTAAGATAAGTTGTACTGCCTCATCCCACGCGTTATCAGTGCCGTGACCATAAAATAGGCCAGCTGCGTTAAAGCGGCTAACAGTCCAACGAATCACATCTTGAAGCGTGTGTAGTTCTGATACCGCTTCTTCTACAAAAATCTTATCCAAAATTGTCTCCGAAAAGCGCTACAATACTGCTAATTACGTTTCTAATTAGAATTCATAACCTGATGAGCAAAAAAGACACCGACTTCGATGACGATTTCGCCCTGTTCAACGATGCAGTAAAGGGCGTTAAAAAGTTGCAACAGGATACCATAGTCCAGCAGCCAAAAAGAAATGCCAAGCAAAAAGAAATTACTCGAACGGCAAGACAAGCCAGTGATAGCGAGTTTTATTTCTCGGATGAGTTCATTCCGCACCTTAGCGAAGACGGCCCAACACGTTATGCGCGTGATGATGTATCTAAATATGAGGTAAAGCGCCTGCGTCGTGGTGTCTACGTACCAGACGTGTATCTCGATATGCATGGTATGACTCAACAAGAAGCCAAACGTGAACTTGGCGCGATGATTGCGCACTGCGTAAAAGAGAGCGTGGCGTGTGCCTGCGTTCAACACGGTATCGGTAAACACATCCTTAAACAGAAAGTG
This region of Vibrio sp. BS-M-Sm-2 genomic DNA includes:
- the prmB gene encoding 50S ribosomal protein L3 N(5)-glutamine methyltransferase, which encodes MDKIFVEEAVSELHTLQDVIRWTVSRFNAAGLFYGHGTDNAWDEAVQLILPTLYLPIDVPSHVMNSRLTSSERLRIVERVIKRINDRTPTAYLTNKAWFCGLEFFVDERVLVPRSPIGELIEAQFQPWLTEEPTRIMDMCTGSGCIAIACAHAFPDAEVDAIDISTDALQVAEQNVQDHGMEQQVFPIRSDLFRDLPKEKYNLIVSNPPYVDEEDMNSLPDEFTHEPELGLAAGTDGLKLVRRILANAPDYLTDDGILICEVGNSMVHMMDQYPEIPFTWIEFSNGGHGVFMITREQLVACADEFSIYKD
- the smrB gene encoding endonuclease SmrB, with amino-acid sequence MSKKDTDFDDDFALFNDAVKGVKKLQQDTIVQQPKRNAKQKEITRTARQASDSEFYFSDEFIPHLSEDGPTRYARDDVSKYEVKRLRRGVYVPDVYLDMHGMTQQEAKRELGAMIAHCVKESVACACVQHGIGKHILKQKVPLWLAQHPDVMAFHQAPLEFGGNGALLVLLSIPEK